A stretch of the Kazachstania africana CBS 2517 chromosome 12, complete genome genome encodes the following:
- the AVT5 gene encoding amino acid transporter (similar to Saccharomyces cerevisiae AVT5 (YBL089W) and AVT6 (YER119C); ancestral locus Anc_7.420), with the protein MPSSIRSGVITLLHTACGAGILAMPYAFKPFGLVPGFLMIAICGFCALSGLILQAQVAKYTASGSASFFTLSQLISPSLSVVFDLAIAVKCFGVGVSYMIVVGDLMPQIFAVFTTSHILLNRDFHISLIMLFIVSPLCFLRKLNSLRYASMIAISAVAYLCVLVVAHFIFQTEDVHDLKGVVSIGLPKHEPSPLTTLPIFVFAYTCHHNFFSVINEQSNIAFTHIKKIPIIAMILAYLLYILIGFSGYLTFGDNIVGNIITLYPRTASSTIGRLAIVFLVMLAFPLQCHPCRASIHHIWHYIQEKNSNEIATQPINVPPDEEDTLLAVELIEEDSPKQPEEIPLRGKRFNIITVCILLFSYTLAISVNSLAKVLAIVGATGSTSISFILPGIFGFKLIGSEFSATSSPLPKSARFFRYLGLFLSIWGLFVMIASLAATLLLGVGH; encoded by the coding sequence ATGCCATCATCTATCCGTTCTGGAGTCATAACACTGTTGCACACAGCGTGTGGTGCCGGTATACTGGCTATGCCGTATGCTTTCAAACCATTTGGGTTAGTTCCGGGATTCCTAATGATCGCAATATGTGGTTTCTGCGCATTGAGTGGACTTATATTACAGGCACAAGTGGCTAAATATACAGCAAGTGGTTCTGCCTCCTTTTTCACGTTGTCTCAATTAATTAGTCCTTCTTTGAGTGTGGTTTTTGATTTGGCTATTGCTGTCAAATGCTTTGGCGTTGGGGTCTCATATATGATTGTTGTAGGAGATTTAATGCCGCAGATCTTTGCTGTATTCACTACGAGTCATATTCTATTGAATAGAGATTTTCATATTAGTCTGATCATGCTCTTTATCGTTTCACCTTTATGCTTCTTAAGGAAATTAAACTCATTGAGATATGCTTCAATGATTGCAATCTCTGCAGTAGCGTATCTTTGCGTATTAGTCGTTGCTCATTTTATCTTCCAAACGGAAGACGTTCACGATCTAAAAGGAGTTGTATCCATCGGACTTCCAAAACATGAACCATCTCCACTTACAACTTTGCCAATCTTTGTCTTTGCATACACCTGTCAtcacaattttttctcagTGATTAATGAACAATCTAATATTGCCTTCACTCACATCAAgaaaattccaataattgCAATGATCTTAGCTTATCTATTATACATTTTAATCGGATTTTCCGGTTATTTAACCTTTGGCGATAACATCGTGGGTAACATTATCACTTTATATCCAAGAACGGCTTCAAGCACCATTGGAAGACTAGCTATCGTATTTCTCGTGATGTTAGCATTTCCATTACAATGCCATCCTTGTAGAGCCTCCATTCATCACATATGGCACtacattcaagaaaaaaattcaaatgagATTGCCACTCAACCAATTAATGTACCGCCTGATGAGGAAGATACACTCTTGGCAGTTGAACTGATCGAAGAAGATTCTCCAAAACAACCAGAGGAAATTCCTCTAAGAGGAAAGCGTTTCAATATCATAACTGTATGTATCCTTCTATTTTCATACACTTTAGCCATTTCTGTGAATTCTTTAGCTAAAGTCCTCGCTATTGTGGGCGCGACAGGTTCAACCtcaatatcatttattCTACCAGGTATATTTGGATTCAAATTGATAGGCTCCGAATTCTCTGCAACATCATCACCATTACCTAAATCTGCAAGATTTTTCAGATATCTAGGTTTGTTCTTATCCATTTGGGGTCTATTTGTTATGATTGCCTCTTTAGCCGCGACATTACTGTTGGGTGTCGGCCACTGA
- the KAFR0L01920 gene encoding uncharacterized protein (similar to Saccharomyces cerevisiae SCS22 (YBL091C-A) and SCS2 (YER120W); ancestral locus Anc_7.423) encodes MEFKPDYLHYYAPLTGQSTDYITVTNTGDQRYVFKVKTTSPKLYCVRPTAAIVKPGEEVKVEVIFLGLTEEPVPEIKCKDKFLVIALPAPYDLKDTPVTEAWPELEAEFKKDSVSKKIKVKYVMEPKQKEHVLAVSDTTVQDTIKANRDGISDEKLQEERTTSITEDTNAPLSTASSKIVDTGSSVVDGSIETEAGPNSFLIILIALLVLLLGWLYY; translated from the exons ATGGAATTCAAGCCAGACTATTTACATTACTATG CACCATTAACTGGTCAGTCCACTGATTACATAACTGTTACAAATACAGGAGATCAAAGATATGTTTTCAAGGTGAAGACCACATCCCCTAAGCTATATTGTGTGCGTCCCACCGCTGCCATTGTTAAACCTGGTGAAGAAGTTAAAGTGGAAGTTATATTTCTTGGATTAACTGAAGAGCCAGTCCCAGAGATCAAATGTAAGGATAAATTTCTCGTTATTGCCTTACCTGCACCATATGACTTGAAGGATACACCAGTGACAGAGGCATGGCCTGAATTAGAAGCTGAATTTAAGAAAGATTCAGTTTCAAAGAAGATCAAAGTTAAATATGTCATGGAaccaaaacaaaaagagCATGTTCTTGCAGTTAGTGATACAACAGTACAGGACACAATTAAGGCAAATCGTGATGGCATTTCTGATGAGAAATTGCAAGAAGAACGAACAACTTCAATTACAGAAGATACCAATGCACCACTTTCAACGGCAAGTTCCAAGATTGTTGATACTGGTTCATCTGTTGTTGATGGGTCCATTGAAACAGAGGCTGGaccaaattcatttttaattattCTAATAGCACTTCTTGTACTTCTTCTAGGTTGGTTATATTACTAG
- the KAFR0L01930 gene encoding 60S ribosomal protein eL32 (similar to Saccharomyces cerevisiae RPL32 (YBL092W); ancestral locus Anc_7.424) — translation MTSALPHPKIVKKHSKKFKRHHSDRYHRVAENWRKQKGIDSVVRRRFRGNIAEPTIGYGSNKKTKFLTPSGHKVFVVANIKDLETLMMHTKSYAAEIAHNVSAKNRVGILARAKALGVKVTNPKGRLALEA, via the coding sequence ATGACTTCCGCTTTACCACACCCAAAGATTGTTAAGAAACACTCTAAGAAATTCAAGCGTCATCACTCTGACCGTTACCACAGAGTCGCTGAAAACTGGAGAAAGCAAAAGGGTATTGACTCCGTCgttagaagaagattcagAGGTAACATTGCTGAACCAACCATCGGTTACGGTTCTAACAAGAAGACCAAGTTCTTAACTCCTTCCGGTCACAAGGTTTTCGTCGTTGCTAACATCAAGGACTTAGAAACTTTAATGATGCACACTAAATCTTACGCTGCTGAAATCGCTCACAACGTCTCCGCCAAGAACAGAGTCGGTATTTTAGCCAGAGCTAAGGCTTTAGGTGTCAAGGTCACTAACCCAAAGGGCCGTTTAGCTTTAGAAGCTTAA
- the ROX3 gene encoding Rox3p (similar to Saccharomyces cerevisiae ROX3 (YBL093C); ancestral locus Anc_7.425) — MNGITTLNEDFLPSYYYYVEPEKVYEPQQPNPLDDLISVYGLDDLARQVARTNSDGSKAVKLRKSYKNQISDISGKFNTIPTRENGKGGDIANVLFQNNQDMMNQVTRTPNMTDQQYREALISRDAALFQSPNLDWDMATNVLSQFERSYPTEFQNQAGFQVDDLAFDLDGTGKAINSKKRKNKSNGSSMATPNSDVQEDLKRRRLE; from the coding sequence ATGAATGGTATCACTACACTAAACGAGGATTTTCTACCTTCATATTACTATTATGTAGAACCGGAGAAAGTCTATGAACCACAACAGCCAAACCCTCTGGATGATTTGATCTCAGTCTATGGTTTAGACGATTTGGCAAGACAAGTGGCAAGAACGAATTCTGACGGTTCGAAAGCAGTTAAACTACGAAAATCCtataaaaatcaaatatctGATATCTCTGGTAAATTTAATACTATACCAACGCGAGAGAATGGTAAAGGTGGTGATATTGCCAATGTgctatttcaaaataatcaagATATGATGAATCAAGTTACTAGAACTCCAAATATGACGGATCAGCAATATAGGGAAGCGTTAATCAGTAGAGATGCTGCACTATTTCAATCCCCTAATCTAGACTGGGATATGGCTACAAATGTGCTCTCgcaatttgaaagatcCTATCCAacagaatttcaaaatcaagcTGGATTCCAAGTTGATGATTTGGCATTTGATTTGGATGGTACTGGCAAAGCTATCAACtcgaagaaaaggaaaaataagTCTAATGGGAGCTCTATGGCTACTCCTAATAGTGACGTtcaagaagatttgaaaagaagacGTCTTGAATAg
- the KAFR0L01945 gene encoding uncharacterized protein, which translates to MVENDATMLINDRSHRDKRTSISSDDYFNDEKIENEDEAKSHLKNYSKAPSISSADYFNDNWNHSNDSFQNHTLNNNDFNIQSDSAKYFRSKKGHRMKTNEGLNRVESGFDVFSSNREQDLNMIKNSVQNGARRLSDYFTGLYEGMKRI; encoded by the coding sequence ATGGTAGAAAATGATGCAACTATGTTAATAAACGATCGCTCTCATAGAGATAAAAGAACTTCAATCTCTTCTGAtgattatttcaatgatgaaaaaattgaaaatgaagatgaggCTAAGTCAcatctgaaaaattactcAAAGGCCCCATCTATTTCCTCTGCAGACTATTTCAATGATAACTGGAATCATTCAAAcgattcttttcaaaaccATACactaaataataatgatttcaatataCAAAGTGACAGTGCCAAGTATTTTAGATCAAAGAAAGGTCACCGGATGAAAACCAATGAAGGACTCAACAGAGTGGAAAGTGGATTTGACGTATTTAGTTCCAATAGGGAGCAGGATTTAAATATGATCAAGAATAGTGTTCAAAACGGTGCTCGTAGATTGAGTGATTATTTTACGGGACTATATGAAGGGATGAAGCGAATATAA
- the YKU70 gene encoding ATP-dependent DNA helicase YKU70 (similar to Saccharomyces cerevisiae YKU70 (YMR284W); ancestral locus Anc_8.849) gives MSGVDSEVNEDDQNASYKKFESHEAMIFSVELSDGMFETVPELNKIQLIEILESLEELMSQLIVVRPNAAIGCYFHYCGKEGNDYGIYEFFPLSDINAKNMKKLSDLLEDLRLDRINLIDFFQYNNAKKTSMEKLFTFYLNQFSMEVAGQRKYTFQRIFLFTDNDSPIDKEDKEAKSILRKIVDDLDESHVNFVPFFIGRPDAPFNSALYSEILKLGARKDSSTEYDGPNTTPIQASYIKSKVLRKREIKRVAFRCPLILNEKKNFIVGLRGYIFVSHEKVATRYKLVYEYENLRQEAFSRRKFLSSETAEEIKGKELTKIFTLGDLDIEVDERRFFEVEKADDDVRSFLKVVGFRSIKSCVKYINNIDKVMFVVPDEMQYVNSIKILTSLFKTLRTKGKAAIIWGKLKANSNPSLFVLEPSGEKDPNEGFYLHRVPFLDEIRKLPTMITYECGENTSDYENLIKVTEYIMAYFNLKGGYNPMDLKNPCIQKYFKILHDYLLQIEDKTSDESSTERKQRLLREDDTLRKVSHIREKIISSSRSEDAGAQKLSKYIKVWNNFYAKIEKESVSLEPSKTKKRKPAPTLNL, from the coding sequence ATGTCTGGTGTTGATTCTGAGGTCAATGAAGATGACCAAAATGCTTCTTATAAGAAGTTTGAGAGTCATGAAGCCATGATTTTTTCCGTTGAGTTATCAGATGGCATGTTTGAGACTGTTCCTGAGCTCAATAAGATTCAGCTGATAGAAATACTAGAATCACTGGAAGAGCTGATGTCGCAATTGATTGTAGTGAGACCTAATGCTGCCATCGGCTGCTATTTCCATTATTGCGGCAAGGAAGGTAACGACTATGGAATATATGAGTTTTTTCCCTTAAGTGACATTAATGccaaaaatatgaaaaaactgAGCGATTTATTGGAAGATCTTCGACTTGATAGAATAAATCTGATTgacttttttcaatacaatAATGCCAAGAAGACATCTATGGAAAAACTTTTCACATTTTACTTGAACCAATTTTCGATGGAGGTTGCAGGTCAACGTAAATACACTTTCCAACggatttttcttttcaccGATAACGATTCACCTATAGATAAGGAAGATAAGGAGGCTAAGTCAATACTGAGAAAGATTGTCGATGATTTAGATGAATCTCACGTCAACTTTGTACCCTTTTTTATAGGTCGACCGGATGCACCATTTAATAGTGCACTTTACTCCGAAATTTTAAAGCTTGGTGCCAGGAAGGATTCAAGTACTGAATACGATGGGCCAAACACTACCCCAATACAAGCATCATATATCAAATCCAAGGttttaagaaaaagagaaattaaGAGAGTTGCGTTCCGATGCcctttaattttaaatgaaaagaaaaactttATAGTGGGCTTACGAGGCTATATATTTGTAAGTCACGAAAAAGTTGCTACAAGATATAAGCTAGTAtatgaatatgaaaatttacGACAGGAGGCATTTTCGaggagaaaatttttgagtTCAGAGACAGCTGAGGAaataaaaggaaaagaacttactaaaatttttactCTAGGAGATTTAGATATAGAAGTAGATGAACGAAGATTCTTCGAAGTGGAAAAAGCTGATGATGATGTGAGATCGTTTTTAAAAGTCGTTGGTTTCCGTTCGATAAAGTCATGCGTTAAATACATAAATAACATTGATAAGGTCATGTTTGTTGTACCCGACGAAATGCAATACGTTAACTCGATTAAGATACTGACTTCACTGTTTAAGACGCTTAGAACGAAAGGGAAGGCTGCAATAATATGGGGGAAGCTTAAGGCAAATTCTAATCCTTCTCTTTTTGTATTGGAACCATCAGGAGAAAAGGACCCTAACGAAGGTTTTTATCTTCACCGTGTTCCATTCTTAGATGAAATAAGGAAATTACCAACAATGATAACCTATGAATGTGGCGAAAACACTTCAGactatgaaaatttaataaaagtAACAGAATATATCATGGCCTATTTCAATCTGAAGGGTGGTTATAATCCaatggatttgaaaaatccatgcattcaaaaatatttcaagattttgcACGACTATTTATTGCAGATAGAGGACAAGACTTCGGACGAATCTTCAACAGAGCGAAAGCAAAGATTGTTAAGGGAGGATGATACTCTACGTAAAGTGTCACATATAAGAGAGAAGattatatcatcatcaagATCAGAGGATGCAGGAGCGCAAAAATTGagtaaatatattaaaGTTTGGAATAATTTTTATGCTAAGATAGAGAAAGAGAGCGTTTCTTTGGAACCTTCCAaaactaaaaaaagaaagccAGCGCCGACTTTAAATCTATAA
- the NGL2 gene encoding RNA exonuclease (similar to Saccharomyces cerevisiae NGL3 (YML118W) and NGL2 (YMR285C); ancestral locus Anc_8.850), translated as MTITEAELTLPHDIQQQQSKHKVGSDVIPPILESETAKRKGAKKGKKARGNLDPEHIAKVRAEREAMRKSKQEAMLAQGLDPDLPPELQFIRRPLLALSKAESTAGFEFKIMTYNCLAQALIRRKLFPDSGEAVKWFRRSKVLLNEFKYYDSDVICLQEVDRIQFQTFWKEEFDKLGYDSQFHAKPSKNHGISILWKRSLFTMTDKMLIDYDKEISGNIPPRTTTNNVGLVLALKFSPKVLERFPNTRKSGIIVGTTHLFWHPFGTYERTRQCYIVLNKTKEFMHRVNVLQNNNDEIKDHWYTFFGGDFNSQPFDTPYLSMTSKPVKYSNRAKTVIECSTSYTFSKSRDGEEDAEDEEGGNIEKFGKDQPATPVPSFFDASSEQQSLVANMEKLHNSLDMRAISLYSVGYGTVHIENAGLDNTRGEPEISNWAHAWNGLLDYLFVIKSWDFSDKIQVDSLKKFEDENELKVKAFLKMPTKAEMGKFGHGQPHVGEYPSDHLSMICKLELKL; from the coding sequence ATGACGATTACAGAGGCTGAATTGACATTACCACATGATATTCAACAACAGCAATCGAAACATAAAGTTGGATCTGATGTTATCCCTCCTATTCTCGAAAGTGAGACTGCTAAAAGAAAAGGTGCgaaaaaaggaaagaaagCAAGAGGTAATTTAGATCCTGAACATATTGCCAAAGTTCGTGCAGAAAGAGAGGCTATGAGGAAATCTAAACAGGAGGCAATGCTGGCACAAGGGCTAGATCCCGATTTGCCTCCAGAATTGCAATTTATTAGGCGACCTCTTTTAGCTTTAAGCAAAGCTGAGTCCACGGCCGGCTTcgaattcaaaataatgacatATAACTGCTTAGCACAGGCTTTAATCAGAAGAAAACTATTTCCTGACAGTGGAGAAGCTGTTAAGTGGTTTAGAAGATCAAAAGTACTTCTTAATGAGTTCAAATATTATGACAGTGATGTGATTTGTCTTCAAGAAGTTGACCGAATTCAATTCCAAACCTTTTGGAAAGAGGAGTTTGACAAGTTAGGTTACGATTCACAATTTCATGCTAAGCCATCTAAAAACCATGGGATCTCAATACTGTGGAAGAGAAGCTTATTCACGATGACGGATAAAATGTTGATTGATTATGATAAGGAAATTTCAGGTAATATTCCTCCGAGAACAACTACTAATAATGTGGGCCTAGTTCtagctttgaaattttcaccTAAGGTTTTAGAAAGATTCCCGAACACCAGGAAATCTGGAATTATTGTTGGAACTACCCACTTGTTCTGGCACCCATTCGGTACATACGAAAGAACAAGACAATGTTACATTGTATTAAACAAGACAAAAGAATTTATGCATAGAGTTAACGTTCTACAAAACAACAATGATGAGATTAAAGATCACTGGTACACCTTCTTTGGCGGAGATTTTAACTCACAACCTTTTGACACGCCATATTTATCTATGACCTCGAAACCCGTAAAATATTCTAATAGAGCAAAGACTGTTATTGAATGTAGTACATCGTACACATTTTCTAAGTCGCGAGATGGTGAAGAGGATGCtgaggatgaagaaggaggtaatattgaaaaatttggcAAAGATCAACCGGCTACGCCAGTTCCTAGCTTTTTTGATGCTAGTTCAGAACAACAAAGTTTGGTAGCAAACATGGAAAAGCTTCATAACTCGCTAGATATGAGAGCAATTTCTCTCTATTCTGTGGGTTATGGAACTGtccatattgaaaatgccGGTTTGGATAACACGAGAGGCGAGCCAGAAATATCGAATTGGGCACACGCATGGAATGGTTTGTTGGATTATCTTTTCGTTATAAAATCCTGGGACTTTTCTGACAAGATTCAGGttgattctttgaaaaaatttgaagatgaaaatgaattaaaagtAAAAgcttttttaaaaatgcCAACGAAGGCAGAAATGGGCAAATTTGGCCACGGTCAACCACATGTTGGTGAGTACCCTAGTGATCATTTATCCATGATATGTAAACTAGAGTTGAAACTCTAA
- the DSS1 gene encoding exoribonuclease II (similar to Saccharomyces cerevisiae DSS1 (YMR287C); ancestral locus Anc_8.853), producing the protein MNVLCATRRLHSSRLSFRALQKQRRSRTKNKNENPSFGTTPLKKEEIKLINKLFLSRTSGLEPDLEIKELADIEKDYNERYLKRIIWPSKRWYEHDWKDRSTKILGMERFSKNLINGAKPNFNKRNEGITFHTQELLESPLKVGDIVLLKSNATELSMCVALPESADDPRYTFATIKGNLLFSTRSSINLRIPYSIPNGIANLITREIPHGFNPIGVIKSSINETFILPTVTRQHITSLKPFTVSHIAWEELPLTIKKLEVLHRFLQNPLGWYQIPFFQLVHLVDTIDMSSCNDRKYMKTLIDNSKNDSYNNLDASRCLSTYWAIIEQQETNMWGDIQRNSCSMSPISVTVNPLKAYQHFNDYLVCGTKQKDLDKIGQVTRLMNEKNYTIIKEKYPEFMSMLKDYASGNLNQNSQVAVLISAFLRKLNYYKDMDVSKTVCYKLLQEIDPTQFFDNILLFNHDLNLSNSSNLGQSNKQLYALCGPQISADADRVDFGNLRVYCIDSETAHEIDDGISIINKGNGIYSLSIHIADPSILFSGASEIQGPLNDDVFKLAMEKSFTTYLPDIVEPLLPNTYSEAADLGKNGQVTNAMTFTVNVKTLPDETLHVLYDTFDIKLSKIRNFPKVTYSRVNKILQSSDYSNPSVKQDLEDLHKIARALRNNRMKNGGAVVFGEGFNKGMIEFFEEGQAEVKNVKFIDQEETPATLLVSELMILTNTLCGWFFKKNNIPGIYRSYNKLLLGSKATMEYMSLQSSTKSGVSPSIKDMTRVSSLMNSSVYTSKPRMHEMIGAQQYLTVTSPLRRFPDLLNHFQIHRFLKKLPFVFNDEKLQNLIWHIQSRADILKKMSRAINTYWTLEYLQKAIFENPNKRFDVMITSVPNNGVVNCLFPDMSFARGKLKLKKGMPYPVIGDTVTNCRIVKLESLDGILYLEA; encoded by the coding sequence ATGAATGTCTTATGTGCCACTAGGAGGCTTCATTCATCTAGACTGAGTTTCAGAGCTTTGCAGAAACAAAGACGGTCAAGAACTAAAaacaagaatgaaaatCCATCCTTTGGGACTACACCATTAAAAAAGGAAgagataaaattgattaacAAGCTTTTCTTGTCTAGAACTAGTGGACTTGAGCCTGATCTCGAGATTAAAGAGCTTgcagatattgaaaaagattataATGAAAGATATTTGAAGAGGATTATTTGGCCATCTAAACGTTGGTATGAGCATGATTGGAAAGATCGATCGACCAAAATCCTTGGAATGGAACGATTCAGCAAAAATCTCATAAATGGGGCTAAACCTAACTTtaacaaaagaaatgaagGCATAACATTTCATACGCAAGAATTACTTGAGAGTCCGCTGAAGGTTGGTGATATTGTGCTGTTGAAGTCAAATGCAACGGAATTGTCCATGTGTGTTGCTTTACCTGAGAGTGCCGATGATCCTCGCTACACTTTTGCTACAATAAAGGGTAATTTACTGTTCTCTACAAGGAGCTCGATAAATCTCCGCATACCCTATTCAATTCCCAATGGCATAGCAAACCTGATAACAAGGGAAATACCCCACGGTTTCAATCCAATTGGCGTCATAAAAAGCTCGATTAATGAAACTTTCATACTTCCCACCGTTACTCGACAGCATATAACAAGTCTGAAGCCATTTACAGTCAGTCACATTGCATGGGAGGAATTACCTTTAAcgataaagaaattagaagTCCTGCATCGGTTCTTGCAAAATCCTTTAGGTTGGTACcaaattccattttttcaattagtGCACTTGGTTGATACTATAGATATGTCATCTTGTAATGACAGAAAATACATGAAAACTCTGATtgataattcaaaaaatgattcTTATAACAACCTTGATGCATCAAGATGTTTGTCCACATATTGGGCCATTATAGAACAGCAAGAAACAAATATGTGGGGAGATATTCAACGAAATAGTTGTTCGATGTCTCCCATATCTGTTACAGTGAACCCCTTGAAAGCGTATCAGCATTTTAATGACTATTTAGTTTGTGGCACAAAGCAGAAAGATTTGGATAAAATAGGACAAGTTACAAGGCTTATGAATGAAAAGAACTATACAATCATTAAGGAAAAGTACCCTGAGTTCATGTCAATGCTAAAAGACTATGCCTCAGgaaatttaaatcaaaattctCAGGTAGCCGTTTTGATATCAGCTTTTTTGCGAAAGctaaattattataaagATATGGACGTGTCAAAAACAGTATGCTATAAATTACTGCAGGAAATTGATCCaactcaattttttgataatattctcCTATTTAATCATGATCTAAACCTTTCGAATTCGTCTAATTTGGGCCAATCAAATAAACAACTATATGCACTTTGTGGCCCCCAGATATCCGCTGATGCAGATAGAGTCGACTTTGGAAATTTGAGAGTTTACTGTATTGATTCAGAAACTGCCCATGAAATTGACGATGGTATATCAATCATCAATAAAGGAAACGGAATATATTCGCTAAGCATACACATCGCAGATCCTAGCATATTATTCTCAGGGGCCTCAGAAATTCAAGGGCCACTTAATGACGATGTTTTCAAGCTTGCTATGGAGAAATCCTTCACTACATATCTTCCTGATATAGTTGAGCCTTTACTACCAAATACGTATTCCGAAGCAGCTGACTTGGGCAAAAATGGACAAGTCACGAATGCAATGACATTCACTGTAAATGTGAAAACATTACCTGATGAAACTTTACATGTTTTATATGATACTTTTGATATCAAATTGAGTAAGATAAGGAACTTCCCTAAAGTAACATACAGTAGGgtcaataaaatattacaaagTAGCGACTACTCAAATCCCTCAGTGAAACAAGATTTGGAAGATCTACACAAAATTGCACGGGCTCTAAGAAACAATAGAATGAAAAACGGAGGCGCTGTAGTTTTTGGAGAAGGTTTTAACAAAGGTatgattgaattttttgaagaagggCAGGCAGAGGTGAAAAATGTCAAGTTTATCgatcaagaagaaacaCCAGCAACCTTACTCGTTTCTGAGTTGATGATTTTAACAAACACGCTTTGCGGttggtttttcaaaaagaataacATCCCTGGGATATATAGATCCTATAATAAACTACTTTTGGGATCCAAGGCAACAATGGAGTATATGTCGCTACAATCTAGTACAAAGTCAGGTGTAAGTCCTTCTATAAAGGATATGACAAGGGTAAGTTCACTCATGAATTCTAGTGTTTACACTTCAAAGCCTAGGATGCATGAAATGATAGGTGCACAACAATATTTGACCGTTACTTCGCCATTAAGAAGATTTCCTGACTTACTCAACCACTTCCAGATACACAGGTTCTTGAAAAAGCTTCCTTTTGTTTTCAACGATGAGAAACTTCAAAACTTGATATGGCATATCCAGTCAAGGGcagatattttgaaaaaaatgtctCGCGCTATTAACACTTACTGGACATTGGAATACTTGCAAAAGGCGATCTTCGAGAACCCCAATAAGAGATTTGATGTCATGATAACATCTGTCCCAAATAATGGTGTAGTCAATTGTCTTTTCCCGGATATGTCATTTGCAAGGGGCAAACTGAAGCTGAAGAAAGGTATGCCATACCCCGTAATCGGTGATACTGTGACAAATTGTAGAATTGTAAAACTAGAAAGTTTAGATGGCATTCTGTACCTAGAAGCATAA
- the PTH1 gene encoding aminoacyl-tRNA hydrolase (similar to Saccharomyces cerevisiae PTH1 (YHR189W); ancestral locus Anc_8.856): MELYSKKLGLACITGIGNMEPQYAMTRHNVGICFVDYLKDYLLRGQQPKEFKKCRSAPYVKYLCISNQLVLLRYDGNFMNLSGKYVVPIWSQLPNRHEVRHIVVHDDLSLPVGKVQLRKPESSLRGHNGLKDIAKYYGNRFHKLSVGVDRPESRDSDIVAKYVLNKFNTREVEVLQSESFPSACNLLEKMLLS; the protein is encoded by the coding sequence ATGGAACTGTACAGTAAAAAGCTTGGTCTCGCCTGTATTACTGGGATAGGTAATATGGAGCCTCAGTACGCCATGACAAGACACAATGTAGGCATATGCTTTGTGGATTATCTGAAAGATTACTTATTGCGAGGCCAGCAACCTaaagaattcaagaaatgcCGTTCTGCGCCCTACGTCAAATATCTGTGtatatcaaatcaattagTTCTACTACGCTACGACGGGAACTTCATGAATCTTAGTGGTAAGTATGTAGTCCCCATATGGAGCCAATTACCGAATAGGCATGAAGTCAGACATATAGTAGTCCACGATGATTTGAGTCTTCCCGTGGGAAAAGTGCAACTACGGAAGCCAGAAAGCAGTCTGAGAGGTCACAATGGGCTGAAAGACATTGCAAAATACTATGGAAATCGCTTTCATAAGCTCTCAGTCGGTGTTGACAGGCCTGAAAGTAGAGATAGTGATATCGTCGCAAAATACGTTCTAAATAAGTTCAATACCAGAGAGGTCGAAGTGCTTCAAAGTGAATCCTTTCCAAGTGCTTGCAATCTTCTGGAGAAAATGTTGTTGTCATAA